Proteins encoded within one genomic window of Dyadobacter chenhuakuii:
- a CDS encoding redoxin domain-containing protein: protein MRIYYRILLALIVLVSSIQFTKAEQPETLKIGASAPDFNLMSVDGKKYSLKSFAASPVLAIVFTCNHCPTAQAYEDRIKKLTADYKAKGLALIAISSNDPKAIRLDELGYTDLSDTYDEMKVRAKDMAYNFPYLYDGDDQKTALAYGPVATPHIFIFDKARKLQYHGRIDDVEKPTGTPKNLDAKNAIEALLANKPVPVPSTKTFGCSMKWISKEDGVQKEKAGWAKEPVTLEAIDEVGLKELISNKSDKLRLINVWATWCGPCVTEFPDFMSMHHMYRGRDFEFVSISADNPDKKEKALKFLQGKFASNKNYIFNMEDKYKMIEAIDPKWQGALPYTILVEPGGKIVYAQQGPIDPHKMKKIVVENKYVGRYY from the coding sequence ATGCGGATTTATTACAGGATTTTACTTGCGCTTATTGTTCTCGTTTCCAGCATTCAATTTACCAAAGCAGAGCAACCCGAGACCTTAAAAATCGGCGCGTCGGCACCGGATTTTAACCTGATGAGCGTGGATGGTAAGAAATATTCCCTCAAAAGCTTCGCCGCTTCACCGGTTCTGGCCATTGTTTTTACCTGTAATCACTGCCCTACCGCACAGGCTTACGAGGATCGTATCAAAAAATTGACGGCTGATTATAAAGCAAAAGGCCTTGCATTGATCGCCATTTCATCTAACGACCCCAAAGCAATCCGCCTGGACGAGCTGGGTTACACGGATTTGAGCGACACATATGACGAAATGAAGGTGCGTGCCAAGGATATGGCCTATAACTTTCCTTACCTGTATGATGGTGACGATCAGAAAACCGCACTGGCATATGGTCCGGTGGCGACTCCGCATATTTTCATTTTTGACAAGGCCAGAAAGCTGCAATATCACGGTCGCATCGACGACGTTGAAAAGCCGACGGGAACGCCTAAAAACCTGGACGCAAAAAATGCGATTGAAGCATTGCTGGCCAACAAACCAGTTCCTGTGCCGTCTACCAAGACCTTCGGGTGCTCTATGAAATGGATCTCGAAAGAAGATGGCGTCCAAAAAGAAAAAGCTGGCTGGGCAAAGGAACCTGTAACGCTCGAAGCCATTGATGAGGTGGGATTAAAAGAGCTGATCAGTAACAAATCGGATAAGCTGCGGCTGATTAACGTATGGGCTACGTGGTGCGGCCCTTGCGTCACCGAATTTCCTGATTTTATGAGCATGCACCATATGTATCGTGGTCGGGACTTCGAATTTGTATCCATCAGCGCCGATAATCCTGATAAGAAGGAAAAGGCCTTGAAGTTCCTGCAAGGGAAATTTGCTTCCAATAAGAATTATATTTTTAATATGGAAGATAAGTATAAAATGATTGAAGCTATTGATCCTAAATGGCAGGGCGCATTGCCCTACACAATCCTGGTGGAGCCGGGAGGAAAGATCGTTTATGCACAGCAGGGCCCTATTGACCCACATAAAATGAAAAAAATAGTCGTCGAAAATAAATACGTAGGCAGATATTACTAA